In Lactococcus garvieae subsp. garvieae, the following proteins share a genomic window:
- a CDS encoding phage baseplate upper protein, protein MANQELCFEITKQEQLQLPQQFVTGRLGEGGLKAVTVKVLSNQLPYDLTGLSGKFLGMKADGNRIIDDSGFLILDAHQGVFRYIFPQEAFTFEGAYQEAFFKLYRGDQCETTLSLEINVLANKIEMGINSSEYISDYEQLIKALNEKTEEFLEALTAKENNFESQVKVIQGQVQNIQDAINNLEEKIKSDDLVTSKMLEDALAPYDMMVSYDPNQSTLV, encoded by the coding sequence ATGGCAAATCAAGAACTATGCTTTGAGATTACAAAGCAAGAACAGTTACAGCTCCCTCAACAATTTGTAACAGGACGCTTAGGGGAGGGCGGATTAAAGGCAGTCACCGTCAAGGTCTTGTCGAATCAACTCCCTTATGACTTAACCGGGCTTTCGGGTAAGTTTCTAGGGATGAAGGCAGACGGCAATCGTATTATTGATGATTCTGGATTTTTGATTCTTGACGCTCACCAAGGTGTTTTTCGATATATCTTTCCACAAGAGGCTTTTACTTTTGAGGGGGCTTATCAAGAAGCTTTCTTCAAACTCTACCGAGGCGATCAATGCGAAACGACCTTGTCGCTTGAGATTAATGTTCTGGCGAATAAGATTGAAATGGGAATCAATAGCAGTGAGTATATCAGTGATTATGAACAACTCATCAAAGCCTTGAATGAAAAAACAGAGGAGTTTTTAGAGGCTTTAACAGCGAAGGAAAATAACTTTGAATCTCAGGTCAAAGTCATTCAGGGACAAGTCCAAAATATACAAGACGCCATCAACAATCTAGAAGAAAAAATAAAGTCTGATGATTTGGTTACAAGTAAAATGTTAGAGGATGCCTTGGCACCCTACGACATGATGGTTTCTTATGACCCAAATCAAAGCACCCTTGTATGA
- a CDS encoding phage tail protein, translating to MFDSEKVLIKGLHGTNVEPLNSILNASFKLTWEQNSSYQLEFSAYDDGSVSFELIDAESSVFFKGQEYIVKQCIPDFNGSVPLKQIVATHVYNEVERIRQRKINTGAHTYSVEDVLQFYLSHNTLGFTYQVIGTFDKMTISDLGNSSGKDMLSKLVSTWPSCVIYPDNRCIRVYASSSWLKDMGGRIDYLNSSREIQLTYDSTNIINQIMVYGKTKDTGSDKPNYYFTPHLVKDESSIAKWGLREGEDLRDERFTDAKSMDNYAKTQLSPEPSLSISIQSEVRDEPVAGEQMRLEVRNKGFVTHVQVVGYVWFPFDESQVTEITLNNTAGTILDYQHFSKNELNDSLRRQKNLEYQLSSVSEQANQAFNSRFSGLPIKNTEAPLPSFTLLVPEDNPDMGLTEGQTFYVSTHASVVDGLDDFVREKSVQSVNGQTGQVTLSAHDIGALDVTESAESAKKLENPVKINGVLFDGTKDITIPLVDQFEKRLKVLEETLNKEKT from the coding sequence ATGTTTGATTCTGAAAAAGTGTTAATCAAAGGTCTACATGGCACCAATGTAGAGCCCTTGAATAGTATTTTGAATGCCAGTTTTAAACTGACATGGGAACAGAATTCCTCTTATCAACTTGAGTTTAGTGCTTATGATGACGGTTCTGTTAGCTTTGAACTTATTGATGCAGAGAGTAGTGTTTTTTTCAAAGGACAGGAGTATATCGTTAAACAATGTATTCCTGATTTCAATGGAAGCGTTCCTTTGAAACAAATTGTCGCCACACATGTTTATAACGAAGTAGAAAGAATCCGCCAAAGAAAAATAAATACAGGAGCGCATACCTATTCTGTAGAAGATGTCCTTCAGTTCTATCTGTCTCACAACACTTTGGGCTTTACCTACCAAGTGATTGGAACATTTGACAAAATGACCATCAGTGATTTAGGCAATAGCAGTGGGAAAGACATGTTAAGTAAGTTGGTCAGTACATGGCCTTCCTGTGTTATCTACCCGGATAATCGCTGTATTCGCGTCTATGCCTCTTCGTCATGGCTAAAAGACATGGGGGGGAGGATTGATTATTTGAACAGTAGTCGTGAGATTCAGTTGACCTATGATTCGACGAATATTATCAATCAAATCATGGTCTATGGTAAAACCAAAGATACGGGAAGCGATAAGCCGAACTACTATTTTACTCCTCACTTGGTTAAAGATGAATCCTCTATTGCAAAATGGGGGTTACGTGAAGGTGAAGACTTAAGAGACGAACGCTTCACGGATGCAAAAAGTATGGACAATTATGCAAAAACCCAATTGTCCCCTGAGCCATCATTAAGTATTTCTATCCAAAGTGAGGTTAGGGATGAACCCGTAGCTGGTGAGCAAATGAGACTCGAAGTGAGAAATAAGGGATTTGTGACTCATGTTCAAGTGGTAGGGTACGTCTGGTTTCCCTTTGATGAGAGTCAAGTGACAGAAATTACCTTGAACAACACGGCGGGCACTATTTTGGATTATCAACACTTTTCAAAAAACGAATTGAATGATAGTCTGCGACGCCAAAAAAACTTAGAATATCAATTGTCTTCAGTGAGCGAACAGGCAAATCAAGCTTTCAATTCTAGGTTCTCTGGTTTACCAATTAAAAATACCGAAGCACCTCTTCCAAGTTTCACTTTGCTTGTCCCGGAGGACAATCCAGACATGGGTCTTACAGAAGGTCAAACTTTCTATGTTTCCACCCATGCCTCAGTGGTCGATGGTTTGGATGACTTTGTGCGAGAGAAGAGTGTTCAATCTGTCAATGGTCAAACTGGACAAGTGACGCTGAGTGCCCATGATATTGGCGCATTAGATGTTACGGAATCCGCAGAAAGTGCTAAAAAATTAGAGAATCCCGTAAAAATTAATGGGGTTCTTTTTGATGGAACAAAAGACATTACGATTCCTCTTGTCGACCAGTTTGAGAAAAGACTCAAGGTACTGGAGGAAACTTTGAATAAGGAGAAAACATGA
- a CDS encoding SGNH/GDSL hydrolase family protein — protein sequence MTKLNESLPNGGSALRDALNGNFHMLNEVIDFKDQQSLNDLVAQICVAYLETYNEELHQEIRAIITPDLSPLEITQEVLDFRKDSQGIEQSSMSKRLMSEINYIVSKYLVSSDIWKKPIAVDDAGRITTNYLSLSSVKTSKKIGIIGDSVARGYLSKCNFGDIFKKESGAEVTNTAINGAFMTDNEENSIYSQSKKISGCDLFIIQGTDDDWLGNIPVGTKYDDEKTSYIGAFYKVVENVRSLNPNAKILVMTATLQAPISNGKMIRTDQWKNTLNNNLHDYMDAQKIACNDLGLPYADFMRPDLMEPMNPAFRKKMMPEGLHPNEIGHQMIAQELAKQIYYYYG from the coding sequence ATGACAAAACTTAATGAATCGTTACCCAATGGCGGGAGTGCTCTGCGAGATGCGCTCAACGGTAATTTCCATATGCTTAACGAAGTGATTGATTTTAAAGATCAACAGAGTTTGAATGACTTAGTTGCACAAATTTGTGTTGCCTATTTGGAAACTTATAATGAGGAACTCCATCAAGAAATAAGAGCCATTATTACACCAGATTTGTCGCCGCTTGAGATTACGCAAGAAGTACTGGATTTTAGGAAAGATTCTCAGGGGATTGAACAATCTTCCATGTCCAAACGTTTGATGTCAGAGATCAACTATATTGTAAGCAAATACCTAGTGTCTTCTGATATTTGGAAAAAACCAATCGCCGTAGATGATGCAGGAAGAATAACCACTAACTATTTATCGCTGTCCTCTGTAAAGACGTCTAAGAAAATCGGTATCATTGGCGATAGTGTTGCAAGAGGTTATTTGTCTAAGTGCAACTTCGGGGATATATTCAAAAAAGAGTCTGGGGCAGAAGTTACAAACACAGCTATAAATGGTGCTTTCATGACAGATAACGAGGAGAATAGTATCTATAGTCAATCCAAAAAAATAAGTGGGTGTGACCTTTTCATTATCCAAGGTACAGATGATGACTGGTTGGGCAATATTCCAGTTGGTACAAAGTATGATGATGAAAAAACATCCTATATTGGCGCTTTTTATAAAGTGGTGGAGAATGTACGTTCCTTAAACCCCAATGCTAAAATTTTAGTGATGACAGCGACCCTGCAAGCGCCAATCTCTAATGGCAAGATGATCCGTACTGACCAATGGAAGAACACCTTGAACAACAATTTGCACGACTATATGGATGCTCAAAAAATAGCCTGTAATGATTTAGGGCTGCCCTATGCGGATTTTATGCGTCCAGATTTAATGGAGCCCATGAATCCAGCCTTCAGAAAGAAAATGATGCCTGAAGGTTTACACCCTAACGAAATCGGGCATCAGATGATTGCTCAAGAGTTGGCAAAACAAATCTATTACTATTACGGATAA